Genomic segment of Juglans microcarpa x Juglans regia isolate MS1-56 chromosome 7S, Jm3101_v1.0, whole genome shotgun sequence:
tgaGGATTGTGCAACAACGTCTGGGCTTTCACTTGTGGACTCTAACCTCTCTTGAGTTTGATCAGATCCAAGTACAAAAAAAGATCGAGGAAGCACATGACctaagaaaagaggaaaaaaaaaaatgttaatttcaAATCATTGGTGCTCTTGGGATTATGACTGCAATTCCCCCAAATGAGACCAAAACCACTATTGGGTGGAAGAGCATCCAAGGAGAAGCGACCAACACGTGACTTGAAACTGAAGTGGCTAGACACTTGAAATTTGAGGGATGGGCATGAATAAAATAGCCAACTGCCAAAATAATAGaacaatcttattttttcctaGTTATTATTTTCCGTCCTGATTGTTGATctgacattttaaaaaataattatatatctaccGCTTAAATAGATAGTCGCTCAAAATGTGTTAGGTTAATAGATATATATGAAAAGAGTAATTGTaggtataagttttaaatagataagtctcgcacaaattctttgtaaaaaagtggattccactaaaaaagaaaaggttttttttacattttttcatgGTATAATCTACTTTTTTGCAAAGAGACTGCGGATGTGTTACATTAATAGATATatctgaaaatgataattttaggtacaagttttaaatagataagtctcgcacagatcttttataaaaaatggattctattaaaaaaaaaaggttcttttaaattttttcatagtagaatctacttttttacaaatttttacaaaaagattgaggataatttataatttgagacttgtacaaatcattactTATACAAGCGCAAGAAGATATAAGCTGAATAGGGttatcaaaatcaaataaagagagagagagagtggagagagGGGGACCCTATTCACTAGGCATTAACACAGAGAAGTTCTACACAGCTACACAAAGAGAAGTTCCCCCACTATCTACTAGTATGATTCAATTCCACATAGCTATAGCATATAGACATCTTTTGCAAACTATGCTGCCACCAAGGAACATGACAATACACCATAAGCCCTGTGCCCGCAGATTCTGTCTTGTTTGTTACTTGCTGGTCTTGGATTATGTTAGAATTAAGTTCATCTGCTCTAATAAGAGCTATACAAGCATTTTGCACCCTTGTGATTTAGATTCTTCTTTCCTCAAAGATATCCCATTACCATGGCCTGCAAAAATTTTCCAAATTCCCAACTTTGTTACTGAactattttagataaaattcaACACATGTCCCATCTCTCAAAACCAGAAAAACATATCAGACTGACAGCTTTATGCAAAGTTGAATAATTGAGAGAAGATGCCCGTCAGGGAGGACAGTTACTCACAGATGTCAGCCTCACATGTCCCGTAACCTCTGTCCACCCCAAAGCTTTTGGTGGGGGCAACGGTCAATTTTGATATCCCAAGCACACAAGGTTTTAGGGAACTTAACCATATATGGGAGACAAGGGGCACCCCCCTTGCTGTTGatagaaatggaaagaaaaaggcaTCAGAGGCGTCCAAGATGAGAACAAGTTGTACATGAGACTTCATTTTCTCCGAGTCTACACCGGCAAATGCTGCACGCTTGCAACAATTCATTCATCCGTTTGTGTTGAGCACAAAGGGCAAGAAAGTTAAACGTGCACTGTGATGGCTTTTTTAATTGTTCTGTTTTCTAAGCTCTTAGCACAAGAATCCCATCTTCCAAACATGTCCCaatccaatattattattgctcAGATTTCAATGTCACACATAAATGGAGTTTTCTTTGGTCACATACAAGAAATAGGATCCTTGTCCCACTTACACTGGTTTAGATTGTTGTATTTGCCTCCTTGttgataaatttacttttttttccaaatagtatttttgcaaGTTAGGGAGGAGGATATATATGCACGCTGCTTAGCCAGCTCCCACAGACCCCTTCATTGCACCAACAGGTAATGCTGGGTCTATTAGGGAGGAGGataatggatatatatatatacacacgctgCTGgtatgatatgatttgatttataagaaaataattttaaaattttcttacaaatcaaTTTATAACATATCATAGATACGGATGATATCTCATTTCTACTTACATGCAACTAGAATAACTCATATACACTTGTAATATGATATCACAATAGTTATCTTGAATTTGAATCCCTAACTCATATTTAATGCAAATTTCAATTACATAATTCAGTACCCACTTACTTTTGAGATGGTAATTTAACTAGAACATGATTAAATGATCGATGATTCCAATATGATCTAGCTTGAGTTTTGCTACAAGATTGTGATATTGAAGAGGATCATCAAGCAATTAGCATGTGAAAGGCACGATCGTTGTCTTCAACAACAAAATCCAATTGTTATGAAGGGCACGTACCCCAGAGTCTCCAACAATGAGGACAAGACATGCTAAGTTAGAGAATAAAATGGTGGGAAGGGAATTTCTACTGTCTGTAGGAACAAATGGAAAACTAGTTAGTGTGGAAAAACAGGGTGTAATCTTCAGTCAGTCATGTGGTTGTGCAGTTAACAGTAAAACATGTCAAACCCTGATGATCAGTACAGTGAGTACTATTTTCTTCCACGGTTTGTGTTTGGAATATTTGTCCACACCCTTTGGCCTCTGGAATCCGAGGAGGATATGATGCCGCCAATGGCGGAGGAATCACTGAAATGTTCCGTCGTTTTTGTGTCACAGCTAGCCCACAGTGGGCGGAGGTAAGTGGGATGCTTCTCACTTTACACTACTTCGATTTGAAGTTTATGCGTTTCTTCTATCTCTCCTAATGATCACGATGACCACAACACATGCAAGGTACGATGGTGCAGATTCTGGCCGTATgcatactttttttctttcccaaaaacCCAATGGAGACAATCAAGAGTTATCATGACATTCatttaaattcttaacatagagatttacatatataattatattcatgGTATTTGAAGAGTTTCTGTGGGGGTAGTGAAGTGATATGAAATTattctattactatttaatattttattattattatttatttatttttcattatttttgattactattcacattttatcactacttttttatcatttttaactattatttacaaataatttaagatCATCTCACTATCCTAATGTAATCTTAGAGTTTATGACCAAAATCTAGATCTTAGAGTGagtcaaatatataaaatatttagatcATTAGAGTGAGTCAAAATTTAGATCATATATGATTTACAGTATGTTTGCATActcataattttgtgaatattagtgaaataaTTTCAGTAGAgacattttattaaattttaaaaaatgagagagaaaaaattaaataaaaattttattttaatattatttttgttgtgaagtTCATAGAAATTGTattgagttttgtgttttgttttaatgtttgtaaaaattatattaatttttgtgagTAAATAATTATAACAGAGGGTTTAATAATTTGTGCACTTCTAcatcccttaaaaaaaaaaaaaaaaaagtgatcctTACTTTCTACTCCATTATATCAACTAGAATACCAATACATCTAGGGGCGGAGCAATAGAGGAAAACTCTGATCTCGGaagattaaaaaacaaatggtTATTGAGTTTTTTTCACCCATTTTCCTCCAAAAAAGAATGGCCTTCCAAGATTATATAATTTCTGCTGCCTTAGCCTCTGATCATTACATTCATGTTGAGTTTATCTTAACTGTAAAAAATTGGGTTGCTAAATATAACactaatgaaaataaaacacatATAATCTGTTAGAAGACGTGAAAATTGAAGCAGAGAAAGTGAAGAACAGAGGAAGAGATAGTTAACAAAAAAGACAAGGCCGGAGAGGGAAGTACTGACTCAAGTGAGTGAGGTGCAAGGTGTGGCTGGCAGAGGTAGAGCTGGAGTTGGCGTTGTATTTCTGGGTTTGGGGATAGCtgaaaaacagagaagaaagCCTGCAACAGAATCCAGTACCTAAATATGGTAAAGCTGAAGTAACGAGGATCCTCAtagattcactatttttttttccttccttctctctctctctctctctctctctctctctcaataacaCTTTCCCTGCCAAACTTATCTGAACTAGCCGTGCCATCAGCCCTTTTTCCACCTCCACCACAACCACTCCCCATTTGCTTATCCCAAAAAGTACAcagagatctagagagagagagagagagagagaggagttggAAATATTGGTTGGGTGCTGTGATTTTAGTTGTCGGCTCGGGATGACGAGTTGCATGGAACGTGGGAAATCCAAAGTCCAAGATGATTTTTAGTCTATAGCTTGTATTCTGAAGTCCAACATCGATCAAAGAGAATCAAAACCAGGCAGACGCGCATATCATAAACCTgatcaacttcttcttcttcttcgtcttcttatAGGGTTTCCTGATCAGTTCTGTACTCTTCTTGTTCATGGAGTGGAAGAGAAGTAGTCGACCGAGGCCCAGAAACAAACCCCCTATTTTCTACTGtatctccatcttcttcttctcattttgCGCACTGTTCAGCAGTATCGGCTCCAAACCTACATGTGAAGGTATGCCGAaatccttcattttctcttttggttTCATCTTCTTTAATTCTCTGCTTTTCATGAAATCCCCACCTCTTTATTATTCTGATGAATCTGATTTGATTATATATTGAACTTAAATTCTCATTTTCACACGCAGCTAGCACGTGTCCCATGTCTGCTAAGGCCGATCAAATACTTCTTCAGGTGCGGTTCATTACATGATCTTGTACTAACACCTCTGCTTCTTAGATTGAAGAACATGGTTCATGAATTACCATTAATGTTTACTTGTCCTGTCAAAGTAGCACAGTCTTGTATAAAGCTGGAATTGACAATGTACAcatcttttgtttgtttattcCAACAAAGGAAAAGTAAAAACAGAGCCAGTACTACGATTCTTATTCTCTTTACTCACTCACTCAGTCTCACAACCCTATTCAAACAAGTTTGACATGTCTAGCATGCGCCAAAATAGGAGCAGAGCTAAGGCCTGCGAGAGGCTAAAACCGCTTCAGTCTGGGCCGGCTGCTCCTTGGAATCCTCCACCATAATTCAGTTGCTCTCAGAGGTAGGAGTGGTCCTTTAATTCACCGCGACCCAGTCCAGAGAGAAGTCATTGTCCTATTGGGCTCGGTTAATCTAAAGGTCACAAACGCGTCGTACAAATCGGACGTCCATTTAAGGAAAGCTTTTCGTAAATAGTATTGCTATTTGCAACGGATTGAATGTTGAGTtaagttgtgaataataatattttgggaATGATGTTctgttaaaattttatgttcagtgcattataaaaaatatcattttttttttcaaggaagAATAGggtaaaataaaatggaattgGTGGAGTGTACATTATTACCAGCTACGCACGTTAGCACTTATCAAGACAACACCCTGTCCTCTTTTGGTGTAGTCTTGGAAACTTGCGTCTGCTGCTCTGCTCTGTTCTCATGCTCTTTAAACGGAATCCctgtctttttcctttttaaaattaatgagacAGGTATTCTCGTGAATGTGTTCTTGTGTGTGCACACCAACATGATCGGCACTAATTATGTATTTAACAGGAATCCCATAGGGAGAGAACAGAGGAGGAGAGCATGGTGTCACTAGCCTGGAGGACATCAACGAGCTTGGCAAGGAGGTTTTTGGGCGGGCCTGGATCATCGCCGCCACGATGCACGTTGAAGTGCGGCAAGTGCACGCCGTGCAAACCAATCCACGTGCCAGTGCCACCCGGAACACCGGTGACTGCCGAGTATTATCCCGAAGCTTGGAGGTGCAAATGTGGCAATAGGTTGTACATGCCATGAATTGATATGGCGtgctttcttttgtttgcttgCTTAATTGCATGCTTACAGTGGGAATTAGTGTTGGTAATGAGTTATTTTGAGAATATATGTTGTTGAGAatagggatatatatatatatatatatatatatatatatataacttctaAAGTTGTGTAAACAATATTATATCAAGATCACAAGTACGAGATTTAATGTGTTAATCACTTCTTGTATCGTGGATTGTTAATTTGTGTTGGTCACATTTTGTGCCCATAAATCATAAGTTCCTCAACGCCAAGCCCTATTTGCCTCCTCATTACTAAAATATTGGCATTACTCCCTTGGCCTACTAGCACCTCCTCGACACCCGACGGTGGCGTGCAAGGAATTGAAATTTACCATTGATTTTTTAACACACATGACACACTACTGAAGTAGGTCTTATGACGATGAAAATGtactatttttaaaaggaaatcTGTATGCATCAGCCTACAGCCGCAGCACGAGTTTAAAAGGAAATCTGTATGCATCAGCCTACAGCCGCAGCACATGCACACTCATGTGCTgcggtaaaaaaaataaaaaataaaaataatgtaaaaaaataaaaaataaaaataatgtaaagtATACTGCGGGCTGTAGACTGATGTATAAGaaacttctttttaaaatattatttataactataaagaTCGTACAATATGTGATATGTGTATGATTTGTTGTCACGATCATCTTAGTTATGAGTATATTTCTAATGTTGTTGGTTGAGTTTTAATATTTCTaatgtgattttgtttttctttttaaaagctAAACTATAAACATCCCAAAATAAGCTAAACTACCCAACTACAATGTCAACATCAATAACATGTTGGTCAAGTGTTATTGGGCCCCGCTTGAAAAGAAAAGGCCCAACCTGGTTTTTTTGTATACAAATATTAGGCCAGACTTACCTGATGTTTGAGCCCAGAGAGATATAAtttcaattattaataaataaataaatgaatgacAAAAATAAGTGACCACATGCATATTTTCTCGTACTAAAACTTTGGATTGAACTTTGATGTAACACTGCTCTTAAAATCATGAGGTCCCAATTTAGCTACTTTATCgtgaatttaaaatttgtggGACAAAACCTTTGCTCTATCAttgtcaaaaaaattaaaaaagaaaataatcttaattatatataatattattgtttgatTTGATGGGGATGCTTGATCATATATAATTCAAACTCCTTAATTCCTTTTGCAAAGTGAGTTGATTGGAACCAGACAAAAGTAACTTTGGCATGCGTTTTGCTTTTCAACCACAATAATTGTGAAATGGCTTTCTCAAGAAACAGACAAACAAGTTGAAGAAAAAGCAGCCTATGTCAAGCTAGcattcaatttattattataatattaaatgatatttggatGCGTAAatattccacttttttttttaaaataaataaataaattttagatctatataaaagaaaattatttttttaaagatgaattctactttttttattaaaaaaaaataaaatatgtaatttgtaTACCCTAAAAttgtttctaatattattatattatttatagtaaATTACTTATAcgatataataatttaatttagaagataaattttaaattttaaattttataaatcaaattttactatttaaattacGTGGATGATGTGTTCTACACACTAAttttataatagaataataaattttatataagagaTCGTTAAAATATGAAATCATAGTTTTTTCTCCACCTgatctataatatataataaattatccACAAATACATGCAGACTTCAtcgtttatatataataaaaatcaaaagataattAGGTTAAAGCATTTTCGATGCTATCCTATccataatttgaaaatttagtgGGTCATAGCTAGGACACGTCATATCATGCATGAGCGTGATGAGCTCGATCTATAGATCCACATATATAGTGATTCTTTGGTGAATTCATTGTCTTTGATTTTGGATCAGGTGCATGCAGGACCATATAATTATCTCTTGGTGGGGAGCAAGTCCCGTGTACGTACCGCATGCATTTGCCTGTTCAATGGCTCACGTGAGGACGAAAGAGACAGAAACAGATACAGACTCGTGCAGCAAGATTTTCCATTCCCTGGCCAGGATATGAGCGCCGAGAGATTCTTGATTATATGGATATTGAGACTTTTctgattattaaataataaataaaatatttggtatATTTggtagttttttaatattttttttaagtacatttatatatatatatatttgatcatatatattcatataaaagattataattaaattcaatacttTACCGGTATgtgttaattataataaaataatataatataaatatattaatagtttagtatacgtaaacatcatattattactaataaaaataattcataaaattggaaaaattgAACTAAAATGAGAAAAACTAAAAGTTTCGATTTCGATAATAAATCGATTCGGTATcgattattaaattttcaaaatcaggATATATCGATTcgattctaaaaaaattataaaaaaccgGACTCAACTGGCCGGATTGGTTACACCTCAAACTACACGTACTTAAACTCGTGCATGGGGACCATGCAActcattgattttattttatttttctttcttgtatatTGGAGGTTTTTGATATGGACTTGTAGTGAATTTCATCCatgaaaataaagattaattagCAGCATATATTTTGAATGGTAGCCAAAAAAGGTGTAGTGAGCCGTAGGCCATTCTTGATCAtaacctttgttttttttagtttctagGACCACATTCCTCGTGACACTCGTGGCCGGAGTCACTTACAACTGTTACAAATTTATGTGGAGCGTCTCTTTACCGTACGAATATTTTACttcttatatctatatatattttatgtaaatttcatatttatttatttattttaaataattatacaacaTTTATACACTTACAActacaactattatttcttttatatatatatatatatatgatgcatgcAGCATACAGCATACAGCTTAATTGCAATCATTCATATGGGTGCAcctacaatttattttttaattattttatattaaaaataagttttaattttactaaactATATATCTTCTATTTAGTATAGGactaaaagtaattataaaaatgttataaattatatatcattttagtTCTTGCCAACTCCAGCAATTAAAAGTATGTTAAGGGATCATTTACATGGAGTATGTCATAATtctgttaatagtagtgaaataatttgagttaaaatattttattgggttttaaaaatgatagagaaaaaatttgaataaaaatattataaaattataaaattatttgaaatatagttttttgtttgaaaaagttatattgattttgtgttttattttgaaatttgtaaaatatgtacgtaataattagattaaaaaattgaatatttaaaattgagatataacatattttatgtttgagtgatatataaaaaaaaaaaaatttgataaaattttaagaatttctcATCATATCTTTTTTAGCAAAAGTACGCTAAAACTGGCCTTTGAAATTCTTAACGTTAAGATCATTTTGATGGTAATAAGTACAGttctgaaattaatttccacgACGTGATTAGCCTCATGGCTCATGCAATGTACGTTGAACAAGATCTGTTTTCTTCTACAGGCACCAGCTTCATTAATCAGATTACCAACGAAGAAATGGCATGCGCCCATCGTGCATGGTTAGCCTACGTAGAACCACGTACGGCACCGTTTCTCGCACTACTCAAGCAGTCAAACTGACTCGTGAATTCACAGCCTCTTGTCAACGTCATTTTTCCACTACTCTGAAGGCACGCTGATAGCATCACCACCGTtcaattaatatgtttttatgatcAAACACGGGTAGTTTTTacagtttattatttttccccCGTTTCGACTCTTGGTAAAGAGAGAGAACGTGTGTTTCGCCCCGGCCGTTTTCTTCTCAGGGTCTTTCTATTTATTCTTCCACCGTCAAACTCGCATTTCAACCTCCCTccctccacccccccccccccccccccccccccccccttaattctctctctctctctctgtctctctgtctctgaaTATCCTAATCCCACAGTTATCCTTAGGTgttttgtcttcttgttttttttaatcactcGCTCATGACCAAGAACGTTTCGTTTTGGTTTTTCATGTTATTCTGATCAGACTTTTTGAATTCTAGGCTCGATCTCTGGCCTGGCTATCATGCCAGAGACCGAAAATGTTCCCGAGAACAGCCAAAACGCCTTGTTTGGAAAATACGAGGTGGGTAAGCTCCTGGGATGCGGGGCATTCGCCAAGGTCTACCATGCGCGCGATGTCCAGACCGGACAGAGCGTCGCTGTCAAGGTCATCAGCAAGAAGAAGATATCCGCCCCCGGTACCGACTGCTTGATGTCCAACATCAAGCGTGAGATCTCCATCATGCGCAGGCTCGATCACCCCCATATCGTCAAGCTCATCGAGGTCCTTGCCACCAAGACCAAGATCTACTTCGTCATGGAGTTCGTCAAGGGCGGCGAGCTCTTCGCCAAGGTCGCCAAGGGCCGCTTCACCGAGGATCTCAGCCGCAGGTATTTCTGTCAGCTTATCTCCGCTGTAGGTTACTGCCACTCTCGCGGTGTCTTCCACCGTGACCTGAAGCCCGAAAACCTCCTCGTCGATGAGAACGGCAATCTGAAAGTCTCGGACTTTGGACTCAGCGCCATGAACGACCACATCCGACACGACGGGTTGTTGCACACTCTTTGCGGTACGCCGGCGTACGTGGCGCCTGAGATCCTAGAGAAGAAAGGCTACGACGGCGCGAGGGTGGACGTTTGGTCATGCGGCGTCGTGTTGTACGTGTTAAACGCCGGTTACTTACCTTTCAACGACTCGAACCTCATGGCCATGTACAAAAAGATTTACAATGGCGAGTATCGGTGCCCCAAGTGGTTTTCTCCCGATCTAAAACGATTCTTGTCTCGGCTTCTGGAGACGAACCCAG
This window contains:
- the LOC121240465 gene encoding EPIDERMAL PATTERNING FACTOR-like protein 6, yielding MEWKRSSRPRPRNKPPIFYCISIFFFSFCALFSSIGSKPTCEASTCPMSAKADQILLQESHRERTEEESMVSLAWRTSTSLARRFLGGPGSSPPRCTLKCGKCTPCKPIHVPVPPGTPVTAEYYPEAWRCKCGNRLYMP
- the LOC121240422 gene encoding CBL-interacting serine/threonine-protein kinase 11-like, producing MPETENVPENSQNALFGKYEVGKLLGCGAFAKVYHARDVQTGQSVAVKVISKKKISAPGTDCLMSNIKREISIMRRLDHPHIVKLIEVLATKTKIYFVMEFVKGGELFAKVAKGRFTEDLSRRYFCQLISAVGYCHSRGVFHRDLKPENLLVDENGNLKVSDFGLSAMNDHIRHDGLLHTLCGTPAYVAPEILEKKGYDGARVDVWSCGVVLYVLNAGYLPFNDSNLMAMYKKIYNGEYRCPKWFSPDLKRFLSRLLETNPETRITVDEILKDPWFKKGNYKELNFYDKEAYTDVKEEEPKVKDLNAFDLIISFSPGLDLSGLFEISSSNPVEDGERFLSAESPEKVLAKVEELAKVGENNLRVKRKKDWGVELEERNGNFAIGVKVYRLTDGLVVVEAKSRGGDGGSFKDTWKNKLRPQLISGLTVQPGTQN